The proteins below are encoded in one region of Buteo buteo chromosome 22, bButBut1.hap1.1, whole genome shotgun sequence:
- the SRPX2 gene encoding sushi repeat-containing protein SRPX2: protein MAQEAAPVLLVVLARLVSSTWHEGSGYYTAESHTNEVYVEEAPPEPALDYRRVPQWCATLNIHRGEATCYSPRGGSYRSSLGTRCELSCARGYRLVGPSAVQCLPSRHWSGMAYCRQIRCHVLPAVLRGSYVCSAGVQMDSRCDYTCLPGYQLEGDRSRVCMEDGRWSGSEPICVDTEPPKIRCPDSRERIAEPGKLTATVYWDPPRVKDSADGIIKRVMLRGPEPGSEFPEGEHVIRYTAHDQAYNRASCKFSVRVQVRRCPVLKPPQNGYLSCTSDGNNYGATCEYLCDGGYERQGTSLRVCQSTQQWTGSQPLCAPMQINAAVNSAASLLDQFHEKRRLLVVSAPDPSNRYYKMQISMLQQAACGLDLRHVTTVELVGQPPNEVGRIREHQLSLGIIEELRQFLHLTRSHFNAVLLDKAGADRERYISPISPDELFVFIDTYLLSEREAARRAQNGDPCE from the exons aTGGCGCAGGAGGCAGCCCCCGTCCTGCTGGTTGTCCTCGCCAGGCTGGTGTCATCCACGTGGCACGAAG ggtCCGGCTACTACACGGCTGAGAGCCACACCAACGAAGTGTACGTGGAAGAAGCCCCCCCCGAGCCCGCCCTGGACTACCGCCGAG tgCCCCAGTGGTGTGCCACGCTCAACATCCACCGCGGAGAGGCAACCTGCTACTCGCCCCGGGGGGGCTCCTACCGCAGCAGCCTGGGGACGCGCTGCGAGCTGAGCTGCGCCCGCGGGTACCGGCTGGTGGGGCCCAGTGCCGTCCAGTGCCTGCCCAGCCGCCACTGGTCCGGGATGGCGTACTGCCGAC AAATCCGGTGCCACGTGCTGCCAGCGGTGCTGCGGGGCTCCTACGTGTGCTCGGCCGGCGTGCAGATGGATTCCCGCTGCGACTacacctgcctgcctggctACCAGCTGGAGGGCGACCGGAGCCGCGTCTGCATGGAGGACGGGCGCTGGAGTGGGAGCGAGCCGATCTGTGTAG ATACGGAGCCTCCCAAGATCCGCTGCCCGGACTCGCGGGAGCGGATAGCCGAGCCAGGCAAGCTGACCGCTACCGTCtactgggaccccccccgcGTGAAGGACTCTGCTGACGGCATCATCAAGAG GGTGATGCTGCGGGGTCCAGAGCCCGGCTCCGAATTCCCCGAAGGAGAGCACGTAATCCGCTACACCGCCCACGACCAGGCGTACAACCGAGCCAGCTGCAAGTTCAGCGTCCGCGTCCAAG tGAGGCGCTGCCCCGTCCTGAAGCCTCCGCAGAACGGCTACCTCTCCTGCACCTCCGATGGCAACAACTACGGGGCCACCTGCGAGTACCTGTGTGACGGGGGCTACGAGCGTCAGGGCACGTCCCTGCGCGTCTGCCAGTCCACCCAGCAGTGGACGGGCTCCCAGCCCCTCTGTGCAC CCATGCAGATCAACGCGGCCGTGAACTCGGCCGCCAGCCTGCTGGATCAGTTCCACGAGAAACGCCGCCTCCTCGTCGTCTCGGCCCCCGACCCCTCTAACCGCTACTACAAGATGCAGATCTCCATGCTGCAG CAAGCCGCCTGCGGGCTGGACCTGCGTCACGTCACCACCGTCGAGCTGGTGGGGCAGCCCCCGAACGAGGTGGGTCGTATCCGGGAGCACCAACTGTCCCTCGGCATCATCGAGGAGCTCAG gcAGTTCCTGCACCTCACCCGTTCCCACTTCAACGCGGTGCTGCTGGACAAGGCGGGCGCCGACCGCGAGCGCTACATCTCCCCGATCAGCCCCGACGAGCTCTTCGTCTTCATCGACACCTACCTGCTGAGCGAGCgggaggcggcgcggcgggcgcaGAACGGGGACCCCTGCGAGTGA